One region of Ahniella affigens genomic DNA includes:
- a CDS encoding rhodanese-like domain-containing protein encodes MFGAFKSMFGLSDRELSPQETLQRIQGGALVVDVREPDEFTHGSIPHALNVPLSQIELRGADALRAAGVSVKTVDVVLICRSGTRSSTAIKQLKPELGPHGFNLQGGLMAWVGAGLPVHRGHS; translated from the coding sequence ATGTTTGGTGCGTTCAAAAGCATGTTCGGCTTGAGCGATCGCGAGCTGTCGCCGCAAGAAACCTTGCAGCGCATTCAAGGCGGCGCACTTGTCGTGGATGTACGCGAGCCCGATGAGTTTACCCATGGCAGCATTCCGCATGCCTTGAATGTGCCGTTATCGCAGATTGAATTGCGTGGTGCCGACGCGTTGCGCGCGGCAGGCGTGTCAGTCAAGACGGTCGATGTCGTGTTGATTTGCCGGAGCGGCACGCGTTCCAGCACGGCGATCAAACAGCTCAAGCCTGAGCTTGGCCCCCATGGATTCAACCTTCAGGGCGGACTGATGGCTTGGGTTGGCGCTGGGCTGCCGGTGCATCGCGGCCATTCGTGA
- a CDS encoding glutathione S-transferase family protein has translation MIRILGRIRSINVRKVLWTADELGLVYTHEAWGEGGLRLDSESFTKLNPNRLVPVLVDGDFVLWESHAICRHLVRQYDAGVLNNDNLRAAAWVDQWLDWQQSTLNPAWRDAFLGLVRQHPAHRSPALIHASVQLWSETMQILEQTLSDGRRFLVGDRFSIADISVGLSIHRWLQTPIPREPLPFVLAYYEALKRRQKARPYLCVELA, from the coding sequence ATGATTCGGATTCTTGGACGCATTCGGTCGATCAATGTCCGCAAGGTTCTTTGGACCGCCGATGAATTGGGGCTTGTCTATACGCATGAGGCTTGGGGTGAAGGTGGGCTCCGACTTGATTCGGAGTCGTTTACCAAGCTCAATCCGAATCGTTTGGTGCCGGTACTGGTCGATGGCGATTTTGTACTGTGGGAATCGCATGCGATTTGTCGGCATTTGGTGCGGCAGTACGATGCCGGCGTGTTGAACAACGATAATTTGCGCGCGGCGGCATGGGTCGATCAATGGCTTGATTGGCAGCAGTCGACACTGAATCCCGCTTGGCGTGACGCATTCCTCGGTTTGGTCAGGCAGCATCCCGCGCATCGGTCACCGGCGCTGATTCATGCGAGCGTGCAGTTGTGGTCGGAGACGATGCAAATTCTGGAGCAGACGCTTTCGGATGGCCGGCGCTTTCTTGTCGGCGATCGCTTCAGCATCGCCGATATCAGTGTCGGGCTGTCGATTCATCGCTGGTTGCAGACGCCGATTCCGCGCGAGCCGTTGCCGTTTGTGTTGGCGTATTACGAGGCGTTAAAGCGGCGGCAGAAGGCCAGGCCGTATCTGTGCGTTGAATTGGCCTGA